The genomic DNA GGACGTACTTGTAGATCGTGCGGTCGTTCGACCCCTCCCCGCCGCCCAGTCTGACGGGCTCGGCCTCCTCCAGGGTGGCCCTGACCGTCGGGCGATCGGCGTGCGCGGGGGTGGAGACCAGGTAGAACGCGCCGTTCTCGAAGGTCACCTCGCGGGCCCCGCGGCCGACGTAGAGGCACTCCCTGGGCGCCAGCCCGTACGGCACGCCGTCCACCGTCACCGTGCCGGCCGCGCCCACGTTGACCACGCCGAGCTCACGGCGCTCCAGGAAGTACTCCGCCCGGAGCGGAGCGGGGCAGGGCAGCCCCAGCGGCCCCTCCGCGGGCAGGGCGCCGCCGACCACCATGCGGTCCTCGTGGGAGTAGAGCAGGTGGACCTCACCGGGCACGAAGAGCCGTTCCGCCAGGAACCGGCGGCGTAGCCAGTCGGTCGTCGCGCCGGGGATCTGGTCGGGCGCCGTGGCATGCCGTACGTCCATCGACCCTCCGTGGTTCTATTACATGAAATTAGACGCTGCTACATAGAACACTAGGAGCATACAGCGGCACCCTCTCCGGCGCACCCGCCGGAGACGTGGAAGATCACGGACCGTTCTCGGCAACCGGGCCGCCACCGCGGCGCGCCCACCCCGGCGCCGGTGGGAAGGCCGGTGAGAAGGCGGGAGGGAAGATCGCCTGCGGCCGTCTCCCCCCGGGGGGTCAGACCGCCCGGTTGCGCAGCAGGTCGGTGATCTGCCGCGCCGCCCGGACCAACGTGGCGACGATGTGCTCCTGATGGGCCTCGTCGAGACGGACCAGCGGAATCGAGGCGCTGATCGCGTCCGTCACCGGCAGCCGGTACGGCAGGGCCACCGCGAAGCAGCCGAGCCCCGGCACGTTCTGCTCGCGCTCACTGGCGTAGCCACGCTCCCGCGCCTGCTTCAGCTCGGACAGGAGCAGGTCGCGGTCGGTGACGGTGTGCGGGGTGATGGGGAGCAGCACCGGGGGCATCAGCTCGGCGGCGTCGGGCCGCTCGGACAGGACCGCCCGGCCGAGGGCGGTGGCGTGGGCGGGCTGCCTGCGGCCCACCCGCGAGCTGAAGCGCAGGTGGTGCTGGGATTCGCGGCTGACGAGGTAGACCATGTCGGCACCGTCCAGCCGGGCCAGGTGGACGGTCTCGTTGATCTCCCCGCGGACCTGCTCCAGGACGAGCGCGGCGGCGCGGACCACGGGATCACGGTCGAGATAGGAGGTGCCGACGAGCAGGGCGCGTACCCCGATGCCGTAGGCGGAGCCCGCGGGGTCGCACTCGACCCAGCCCCGGCCGGCCAGCGTCCGCAGCAGCATGGAGAGGCTCGACTTGGGATAGCCCAGCTCACGCTGGAGCTCGGCCAGGGTCAACCGGCGGTCGGCCCGCGCCAGCGCCTCCAGCAGCGCGACTGTCCGGTCGGCCGACTTGACGGGGGGCCGCGCATCCATTCCGGCTCCTTTGCCGTGGCGTCGCACCGGAACGGCGCCGACACGGCGGCGCGTCGTGCGCCCTTGACACCGTCCAGATGATTTTCACAGACTCCGCGCGAGGTGCGGGCGATCCGCGGGCTGCCGTCCGCTCCGTGCCGGCGGCAGACCCTGTCTCGCCTGCGTCAGCGCGCGCTCTGCCCTTCCATCCTGGTGCATGAACGGCCCTGGTGCATGAACGGCCCTGGTGCATGAACGGCCCTGGTGCATGAACGGCCCTGGTGCATGAGCGGCCCGGTGCATGAACGGCTCCGGCGCGCGAACGGCCCGGTGCATGAACGGCTCCGGCGCCTCTCCGACTCCCGTGAGGTTCCCACCGGGCACACCGACGGCCCCGGACGGGCATGTCGCCGGACCGGACGGGTATGGCCCTACCGGTCCCGGCGAGCCTGCACGCTATTCATCACGTGTCTCGCTAGCCTCATTACCATGGCCACCCGTACGTCTAAAGGCGCCTCAGGTAAGACCTCTGCCAAGAGGTCCTCTGGCCGGTCCGGATCCCCCTCGTCCCGTACGGCTCCCGCCAGGCGGCCCTCCACGCGGACGAAGGCCACGACCTCGGCCCGCAGGCCCGTCACGCCGAACCAGGACCCGATCGGCTGGGTCTTCACCATGATCGGCAAGCTCTTCATGGGGATCTGGATGCTGCTCGCGGGTGGCATCGGCAGCGCGGCGCGCGCCCTGGGGCAGAACGCGCGAGAGCTCGACCCCGTGCACCGCCGCGACGGGCTCGGCCTCGCGGTGTTCTCCGGGGCGATCGTGTTGGCCGCGATGACCTGGCGGGAGAGCACCGGCACGGTCTCCACCGTGGTCAACGCCGTCATGCACGGGGTGTTCGGATCGCTGGCCTGGCTGATCCCCATCCTGCTGGCCCTGCTGGCCTGGCGGCTGCTGCGTCATCCGGACCAGAACGCCGACACCGGCCGGATGGGCATCGGATGGTCCGCTCTCACTGTCGGGGTCCTCGGCATCGTGCACGTCGTGCACGACACGCCGTACCCCTCGGGAGGCGGCTCCGACGGGATGGACAACGTGGCGGCCGCCGGCGGCATGATCGGCTTTGTGATCTCGGCGCCCCCGGCGAGCATCCTGCCCGCCTTCGTCACCATCCCGCTGCTGCTGATCCTGTCCGGCTTCGGCGTCCTGGTGATCACGGCCACGCCGGTTCACCGGATCCCGGAGCGGCTGTCCGAGATCAAGCACATGCTCTTCAACAAGGACGTTCCGCCCCGGACCGGTGCGCCCAGGAAGCGGTCTTCGCGCAAGAAGCCGGACGAGGGGGCCGAGACCGGCGACAACGTCAAGCCCTACGACACGCCGGTCGTCACCGAACCCCGGAACAGACCGCTCGCCGACCACTCTCCGGAGATCGTGCCGGGGCTGGTGGAGGAGGAGGCTCCGGCCCGCCCGGTCGAGGCGCCCGAGCCGACTCCGGCGCCGCGCAAGGTGGAGCAGCTCGTGCTCTCCTCGCAGGACGGCCCGTACACCCTGCCGGACACGCAGCTCCTGCGTCCGGGCAGCGCGCCGAAACCGCAGACCAAGGCCAACACCGTCGTGGTCAACGCGCTGACCAGTGTGATGGAGCAGTTCGCCATCGACGCCCAGGTGATCGGGTTCACCCGCGGGCCGACCGTGACGCGCTACGAGATCGAGCTGGGCCCGGCCGTCAAAGTCGAGAAGGTCACCGCGCTCACCAAGAACATCGCCTACGCGGTCAAGTCGGTGGACGTCCGGATCCTGAGCCCGATCCCCGGAAAGTCGGCCATCGGCGTCGAGATCCCGAACACCGACAAGGACCTCGTCTCACTCGGCGACATCCTGCGCTCCCAGGTGGCCCAGGCCGACCAGCACCCGATGATCGTCGGTCTGGGCAAGGACGTCGAAGGCCGCACCATCGTGGCCAACCTGGCCAAGATGCCGCATCTGCTCATCGCGGGTGCCACCGGCGCGGGCAAGTCGGTCTGCGTCAACGGGCTCATCTCCTCGATTCTGATGCGCGCCACCCCGGACGAGGTGCGCATGGTGCTGGTCGACCCCAAGCGGGTCGAGCTCAGCATCTACGAGGGCATCCCGCACCTCATCACACCGATCATCACCAACCCCAAGAAGGCCGCCGAGGCGCTGGAATGGGTGGTGGGTGAGATGGACCGCCGCTACGACGACCTGGCCGCCAGCGGCTTCCGGCACGTCGACGACTTCAACAAGGCGGTGCGCGCGGGCAAGCTCGTGCCGCCGCCGGGCAGCGAGCGGGTCTACCAGCCCTACCCCTACCTCCTGGTGATCGTGGACGAGCTCGCCGACCTGATGATGGTCGCCCCGCGCGACGTCGAGGACTCCATCGTCCGCATCACCCAGCTCGCCCGTGCGGCCGGCATCCACCTGGTGATCGCCACGCAGCGGCCGTCGGTGGACGTCGTCACCGGCCTGATCAAGGCCAATGTGCCCTCCCGGCTCGCGTTCGCCACCTCCTCCCTGGCCGACTCCAGGGTCATCCTGGACCAGCCCGGCGCCGAGAAGCTGGTCGGCCAGGGTGACGCGCTGTTCCTGCCGATGGGGGCGAGCAAACCCATGCGGCTGCAGAACGCCTTCGTCTCCGAAAAGGAGATCGGCGAGATCGTCACGCACTGCAAGACCCAGATGGCGGCCGAGTACCGCTCCGACATCGCGGCCGTGTCCGCCGTCAAAAAGGAGATCGACGAGGACATCGGCGACGACCTCGACCTG from Streptosporangium sp. NBC_01756 includes the following:
- a CDS encoding DNA translocase FtsK, producing MATRTSKGASGKTSAKRSSGRSGSPSSRTAPARRPSTRTKATTSARRPVTPNQDPIGWVFTMIGKLFMGIWMLLAGGIGSAARALGQNARELDPVHRRDGLGLAVFSGAIVLAAMTWRESTGTVSTVVNAVMHGVFGSLAWLIPILLALLAWRLLRHPDQNADTGRMGIGWSALTVGVLGIVHVVHDTPYPSGGGSDGMDNVAAAGGMIGFVISAPPASILPAFVTIPLLLILSGFGVLVITATPVHRIPERLSEIKHMLFNKDVPPRTGAPRKRSSRKKPDEGAETGDNVKPYDTPVVTEPRNRPLADHSPEIVPGLVEEEAPARPVEAPEPTPAPRKVEQLVLSSQDGPYTLPDTQLLRPGSAPKPQTKANTVVVNALTSVMEQFAIDAQVIGFTRGPTVTRYEIELGPAVKVEKVTALTKNIAYAVKSVDVRILSPIPGKSAIGVEIPNTDKDLVSLGDILRSQVAQADQHPMIVGLGKDVEGRTIVANLAKMPHLLIAGATGAGKSVCVNGLISSILMRATPDEVRMVLVDPKRVELSIYEGIPHLITPIITNPKKAAEALEWVVGEMDRRYDDLAASGFRHVDDFNKAVRAGKLVPPPGSERVYQPYPYLLVIVDELADLMMVAPRDVEDSIVRITQLARAAGIHLVIATQRPSVDVVTGLIKANVPSRLAFATSSLADSRVILDQPGAEKLVGQGDALFLPMGASKPMRLQNAFVSEKEIGEIVTHCKTQMAAEYRSDIAAVSAVKKEIDEDIGDDLDLLVQAAELIVTTQFGSTSMLQRKLRVGFAKAGRLMDLLESRNVVGPSEGSKAREVMVKPDELAGLLIDLRGE
- a CDS encoding IclR family transcriptional regulator, with product MDARPPVKSADRTVALLEALARADRRLTLAELQRELGYPKSSLSMLLRTLAGRGWVECDPAGSAYGIGVRALLVGTSYLDRDPVVRAAALVLEQVRGEINETVHLARLDGADMVYLVSRESQHHLRFSSRVGRRQPAHATALGRAVLSERPDAAELMPPVLLPITPHTVTDRDLLLSELKQARERGYASEREQNVPGLGCFAVALPYRLPVTDAISASIPLVRLDEAHQEHIVATLVRAARQITDLLRNRAV
- the kduI gene encoding 5-dehydro-4-deoxy-D-glucuronate isomerase, with the protein product MDVRHATAPDQIPGATTDWLRRRFLAERLFVPGEVHLLYSHEDRMVVGGALPAEGPLGLPCPAPLRAEYFLERRELGVVNVGAAGTVTVDGVPYGLAPRECLYVGRGAREVTFENGAFYLVSTPAHADRPTVRATLEEAEPVRLGGGEGSNDRTIYKYVHAKGIQSCQLVLGVTVLEPGSMWNTMPCHTHGRRTEVYLYFDLPADQRVIHLMGRPDETRNLVVADRQAVISPSWSVHCGFGTHNYSFVWAMGGENQAFDDMEPVAIGEMR